The proteins below come from a single Mytilus edulis chromosome 5, xbMytEdul2.2, whole genome shotgun sequence genomic window:
- the LOC139522685 gene encoding protein toll-like has translation MIKVILFTRLNINLPCEFRNVAHEGKKYDAFIAYSEKDVDWVIHTALPKLESEDAGRACRLCLHHRDFIVGNTIADNIFNSVETSFHTILLISNDFLKSEWCMMEFRTALRKSLNDKGRHLIIVLKGNITVDNIDSDLKSCLNSHTYLKIGDVLFWDKLKYGISFRHKKSQNK, from the coding sequence atgatCAAAGTAATTTTGTTTACTCGACTCAATATAAACTTACCATGTGAATTCAGAAATGTCGCACACGAAGGTAAAAAATATGATGCATTTATTGCTTACAGCGAGAAAGATGTTGACTGGGTTATACATACAGCTTTACCAAAGTTGGAGTCAGAGGACGCTGGGAGAGCATGCAGACTCTGTCTTCATCATAGAGATTTTATAGTTGGTAATACTATAGCTGATAACATATTCAACAGTGTTGAAACCAGCTTTCACACCATCTTACTTATATCCAATGATTTCTTGAAGAGTGAATGGTGTATGATGGAGTTCAGAACGGCTTTGAGGAAAAGTTTAAACGATAAAGGTCGAcatttaataattgtgttgaaggGTAATATAACTGTAGATAATATTGATTCTGATTTGAAAAGTTGTCTCAATTCGCATACCTATCTTAAGATTGGAGATGTGTTATTTTGGGATAAACTGAAATATGGAATATCATTTAGACACAAGAAAagtcaaaacaaataa
- the LOC139522686 gene encoding uncharacterized protein: MKNDITISNIYPLLGLGFALHICSVTTGRSIELVATEERTNRSIDTFTNFSYVMKEFESLENWSRLCNISQTGHIDFDIVCIVEGNSSIKLSEFRNFTNHVSSHIRFDLSVICKDGIIHFPWPFRADKLHRIYIKDCRIKDYRTDFKNSLINSIPDTIKHLQMDNVTIILRIGELYDSLSKANSPITRAAECGPENAFSIILRGTTANIEDMHNYFMFDLETAIEQYNHYFNIQKRTCLYNNLEVYEISGMKDLEKNDVNKIVHTDVAENLKILNFSGNGMFDTIYKLQGWRLRFPVMEYIDFSNNNIKVIPMIRDYGMTVKKTKSVGLIDIRRNNITSLTKDYANSL, from the exons ATGAAAAATGATATCACAATTTCAAACATTTATCCCTTGCTTGGACTTGGATTTGCATTACACATCTGTTCCGTTACAACAGGAAGAAGTATTGAGTTGGTGGCAACAGAAGAACGGACAAATAGGTCCATAGATACATTTACCAATTTTTCTTATGTTATGAAAGAGTTTGAAAGCCTTGAGAACTGGAGTAGGCTATGTAatatatcacaaactggtcacaTTGACTTTGATATTGTGTGTATCGTTGAGGGTAACTCCAGTATAAAGTTATCAGAATTTAGAAATTTTACGAATCATGTATCGTCACATATCCGATTTGACTTATCCGTTATTTGTAAAGATGGTATCATTCACTTTCCTTGGCCGTTCAGAGCAGACAAACTACATAGAATCTACATCAAAGACTGTAGAATTAAAGATTACAGAACTGATTTCAAGAATTCGTTAATAAACAGCATTCCCGACACaatcaaacatttacaaatgGACAACGTCACTATTATTCTAAGGATTGGAGAATTATACGACTCATTGTCAAAAGCTAACTCGCCTATAACAAGAGCTGCAGAATGTGGACCTGAAAATGCTTTCTCTATTATTCTAAGGGGAACAACGGCGAACATTGAAGATATGCACAACTATTTTATGTTTGACCTCGAAACTGCAATCGAGCAATATAATCATTATTTTAACATTCAGAAGAGAACCTGTTTGTACAACAACCTTGAAGTTTATGAAATCAGTGGaatgaaagatttagaaaaaaatgatgtCAATAAGATTGTTCATACAGACGTTGcagaaaatcttaaaatattgaatttttctgGTAACGGAATGTTTGACACTATCTATAAATTACAAGGCTGGCGACTACGATTCCCAGTGATGGAATATATAGACTTTTCCAATAATAACATAAAAGTTATTCCAATGATACGAGATTACGGAATGACTGtgaaaaagacaaaatcagtAGGATTAATAGATATTAGGCGTAATAATATTACTTCATTAACAAAAG ACTATGCCAACAGCTTATGA